One Helicoverpa zea isolate HzStark_Cry1AcR chromosome 20, ilHelZeax1.1, whole genome shotgun sequence genomic region harbors:
- the LOC124640213 gene encoding uncharacterized protein LOC124640213 — MAGEPSDIENIDVNSPDFYEIVQGEIESDLARMKKTVDVIMNLRLEAAEIEVETAALFHAELWYDLLLLQDDSEVNTDDEEYEETEDEEE, encoded by the exons ATGGCTGGTGAACCCAGTGATATCGAAAATATTGATGTTAACAGTCCAGATTTCTATGAAATAGTGCAAGGAGAAATAGAATCTGACTTGGCCCGGATGAAAAAAACTGTTGATGTTATAATGAACTTACGAT tggAAGCTGCTGAAATAGAAGTTGAAACAGCGGCTTTGTTCCATGCTGAGCTATGGTACGACTTGCTCCTCCTACAGGATGACTCCGAAGTCAATACTGATGATGAAGAGTATGAGGAAACAGAGGATGAGGAAGAATAA
- the LOC124640212 gene encoding protein max isoform X1, whose product MMSDDDRDIDIESDAENDSDSRTHARNSVGGSGYYSQVNCAEKRAHHNALERKRRDHIKDSFTSLRESVPALQNEKVVCSKIASRAQILKKAAEYIQFMRRKNNSHQQDIEDLKRQNNILETQIRALEKARQSGNYSDAHELGLGVKSEGDSHDTDSSDGEATTRRVKKLKINGVMSSN is encoded by the exons ATGATGAGTGACGACGATCGTGACATCGATATTGAAAGTGAT GCAGAAAATGACTCGGACTCTAGAACACATGCCAGGAATAGTGTTGGTGGCAGTGGATATTACTCCCAGGTAAATTGT GCAGAGAAAAGGGCACACCATAATGCATTGGAAAGAAAGAGAAGAGATCACATAAAGGACAGTTTCACATCATTAAGGGAATCAGTACCAGCTCTCCAGAATGAGAAAGTGGTATGTTCAAAAATT GCCAGTCGagcacaaatattaaaaaaggcAGCTGAGTACATACAGTTTATGAGGAGAAAAAACAATTCACATCAACAGGACATAGAGGATTTAAAGAGACAAAATAACATACTTGAAACACAAA TTAGAGCATTGGAAAAAGCTAGACAGTCTGGCAACTATTCAGATGCTCACGAGCTAGGGTTAGGCGTCAAATCTGAAGGGGATTCTCATGACACTGACAGTTCTGACGGAGAAGCCACCACGCGTCGCGTCAAGAAGCTTAAAATTAATGGAGTCATGTCTAGTAATTAA
- the LOC124640212 gene encoding protein max isoform X2: protein MMSDDDRDIDIESDAENDSDSRTHARNSVGGSGYYSQAEKRAHHNALERKRRDHIKDSFTSLRESVPALQNEKVVCSKIASRAQILKKAAEYIQFMRRKNNSHQQDIEDLKRQNNILETQIRALEKARQSGNYSDAHELGLGVKSEGDSHDTDSSDGEATTRRVKKLKINGVMSSN, encoded by the exons ATGATGAGTGACGACGATCGTGACATCGATATTGAAAGTGAT GCAGAAAATGACTCGGACTCTAGAACACATGCCAGGAATAGTGTTGGTGGCAGTGGATATTACTCCCAG GCAGAGAAAAGGGCACACCATAATGCATTGGAAAGAAAGAGAAGAGATCACATAAAGGACAGTTTCACATCATTAAGGGAATCAGTACCAGCTCTCCAGAATGAGAAAGTGGTATGTTCAAAAATT GCCAGTCGagcacaaatattaaaaaaggcAGCTGAGTACATACAGTTTATGAGGAGAAAAAACAATTCACATCAACAGGACATAGAGGATTTAAAGAGACAAAATAACATACTTGAAACACAAA TTAGAGCATTGGAAAAAGCTAGACAGTCTGGCAACTATTCAGATGCTCACGAGCTAGGGTTAGGCGTCAAATCTGAAGGGGATTCTCATGACACTGACAGTTCTGACGGAGAAGCCACCACGCGTCGCGTCAAGAAGCTTAAAATTAATGGAGTCATGTCTAGTAATTAA
- the LOC124640212 gene encoding protein max isoform X4 yields the protein MMSDDDRDIDIESDAENDSDSRTHARNSVGGSGYYSQAEKRAHHNALERKRRDHIKDSFTSLRESVPALQNEKVASRAQILKKAAEYIQFMRRKNNSHQQDIEDLKRQNNILETQIRALEKARQSGNYSDAHELGLGVKSEGDSHDTDSSDGEATTRRVKKLKINGVMSSN from the exons ATGATGAGTGACGACGATCGTGACATCGATATTGAAAGTGAT GCAGAAAATGACTCGGACTCTAGAACACATGCCAGGAATAGTGTTGGTGGCAGTGGATATTACTCCCAG GCAGAGAAAAGGGCACACCATAATGCATTGGAAAGAAAGAGAAGAGATCACATAAAGGACAGTTTCACATCATTAAGGGAATCAGTACCAGCTCTCCAGAATGAGAAAGTG GCCAGTCGagcacaaatattaaaaaaggcAGCTGAGTACATACAGTTTATGAGGAGAAAAAACAATTCACATCAACAGGACATAGAGGATTTAAAGAGACAAAATAACATACTTGAAACACAAA TTAGAGCATTGGAAAAAGCTAGACAGTCTGGCAACTATTCAGATGCTCACGAGCTAGGGTTAGGCGTCAAATCTGAAGGGGATTCTCATGACACTGACAGTTCTGACGGAGAAGCCACCACGCGTCGCGTCAAGAAGCTTAAAATTAATGGAGTCATGTCTAGTAATTAA
- the LOC124640212 gene encoding protein max isoform X3 yields MMSDDDRDIDIESDAENDSDSRTHARNSVGGSGYYSQVNCAEKRAHHNALERKRRDHIKDSFTSLRESVPALQNEKVASRAQILKKAAEYIQFMRRKNNSHQQDIEDLKRQNNILETQIRALEKARQSGNYSDAHELGLGVKSEGDSHDTDSSDGEATTRRVKKLKINGVMSSN; encoded by the exons ATGATGAGTGACGACGATCGTGACATCGATATTGAAAGTGAT GCAGAAAATGACTCGGACTCTAGAACACATGCCAGGAATAGTGTTGGTGGCAGTGGATATTACTCCCAGGTAAATTGT GCAGAGAAAAGGGCACACCATAATGCATTGGAAAGAAAGAGAAGAGATCACATAAAGGACAGTTTCACATCATTAAGGGAATCAGTACCAGCTCTCCAGAATGAGAAAGTG GCCAGTCGagcacaaatattaaaaaaggcAGCTGAGTACATACAGTTTATGAGGAGAAAAAACAATTCACATCAACAGGACATAGAGGATTTAAAGAGACAAAATAACATACTTGAAACACAAA TTAGAGCATTGGAAAAAGCTAGACAGTCTGGCAACTATTCAGATGCTCACGAGCTAGGGTTAGGCGTCAAATCTGAAGGGGATTCTCATGACACTGACAGTTCTGACGGAGAAGCCACCACGCGTCGCGTCAAGAAGCTTAAAATTAATGGAGTCATGTCTAGTAATTAA
- the LOC124640493 gene encoding uncharacterized protein LOC124640493, with amino-acid sequence MESIARSLIVVPSIVPPQQPPDSQDHTQPDLTTLQSIDLQSDFEISNEIIANDCDYQPQDVNQLSIFDFLDDSDKSLLNNLMGPDCYETSEFVANTTDMQVRSNVLSGH; translated from the exons ATGGAGAGTATTGCAAGATCGTTGATCGTGGTGCCTTCCATTGTGCCACCTCAGCAACCGCCTGACAGCCAAGATCATACGCAGCCGGACTTAACAACCCTTCAGAGCATTGACCTGCAAAGTGACTTCGAAATTTCGAATGAAATAATCGCAAATGATTGCGATTACCAACCGCAAGACGTCAACCAATTGTCTATCTTTGATTTTTTGg ACGATAGTGACAAAAGTTTGCTGAACAACTTAATGGGCCCCGACTGCTACGAAACCAGCGAATTCGTTGCGAATACAACGGACATGCAAGTCAGAAGTAATGTGTTATCGGGTCATTGA